One part of the Nymphaea colorata isolate Beijing-Zhang1983 chromosome 8, ASM883128v2, whole genome shotgun sequence genome encodes these proteins:
- the LOC116258645 gene encoding putative 1-phosphatidylinositol-3-phosphate 5-kinase FAB1C codes for MNDSSFHLYGYLDSSLSHLFEKVRSWLNLKSDLADCSGNTCTCHEVYNTCFECNLPCVAFNHGRRCCVCGRPFCAGCMQNSTVSLKNCKSEIRLGNMQFTTTLCKLCLRGLEQDGHVKQTENDTLMNASENSLHSSFSFSETTGVTTLGGDSEVARLCGAEECKNGLACKPDNANGIGNVVHERNCSLNILSPADQLPPVSLRCYDKTYDAETCDCTDPDDTENFSTPRCEYYRFISDIDASSTYTISDVCSFKSATSTPFDNSSFTGLSPEKVDSPVPDCQLEYEKSQGYFHLHQKQVQTSGRSRKNVEEIESPACSVDYDSQNQQQKFLLVLDYKNNDKFWLPPEDENEETENTVFESDDEFSGTTDLQFSSNSVGDDIVKKKDKLNEQHKESLRAVIHGHFRALISQLLKGEGIDAGSGKIEDGWVEIVTSLAWQSANFVKPDTNDGGSMDPCDYVKVKCIACGYPRESVLIKGVVFSKKMKHKRMTSRYKNPKLLLLGALEYEKLPNQLASIDTLINQEMDDIKMKVSKIQAHHPNVVLVEKSVSPRAIEHLLSKDISLVLNVKRSVLERIARTTGAQIIPSVDDLISPMLGQCEIFRLETFEEYQATDTPNKKPAKKTLMFLEGCPRRLGCTVLLRGAPREELKKVKHVVQYAVFAAYHLLLETSFLADEGATLPNFPVEPPTALPEKPLNVNRTNSISRSNAYIGTVQAVDRIQASSSLSELTIPIPKLEVQAQNTWTSSFNSEHEILQLPHECAESSFMFASSPTALDSKTDRDMDMTVPPGGPEAFVSHVMPSSCLESQCEKVKDLLVHSSHDAIMTGMPKEIWAAEEGGLDIASKNDSSGERMKMNAIEGENLSQEFIPRVETKQGIAVLFSRRCLTKGTVCEQSQLLRIKFYGISDKPLGRFLQDDLFNQASPCMSCSQPAEAHVRRYIHEQGSVSMYVKCIPSLNLPGKPEGKIWMWHRCLKCARKDGVSEAKNRVIMSDAAWGLSFGKFLELSFSDNATAKRVASCSHSLQRDCLHYYGYGDTVAFFCYDPIDIFTVFLPSLLLEYRSQVQQEWITKEAADVSEKMKILYTEVFDALQRMEEQYTTVGPGSESMSLNDFINYMAELKILIRAEKSEYDSLLRGAAIENCCQVVSGASIFELAYLRWCLLVDSYVWDHRLHTLDSLVKTTRSPTKFDLGIQCISSSASNSCTEADTSLRDGAFAPLHNGNSPKFCSALDKFFGFQENLLLNHDSSDVDVFDYVRSTEGSPYTEDPQSDSCHLTEASESMSLECSILSENIDVAWTGSTESLSGLNTQVSPSEDAEKFGSISRANQIVSDRCRKAMAPVRVYSFDSVLRFGERSRRSLFHTSPGLSPAKSFHVSGDCDSLVKTPVPNMRKFYYRGLPKTSQRFDAILNYTPSFLTSSYHMLSEGPSLLLPSTGRNNIVVAVYDNEPTSIITYALSSKEYESFIYDKSIHVDGSKPVDENNLAHSQINYQIGSDDIQLRSYGSDASALSPRRLYCSDSPKSPHFKMSFDGDSLLPGGKVRFAVTCYFAKHFDGLRRKCSPNEIDFLQSLSRCRRWRAQGGKSNVYFAKTLDERFIIKQVTRTELASFEEFALYYFKYLSDALSSGYPTCLAKVLGIYQVTTKYLKTGKEEKMDFMVMENLFFGRTISRTYDLKGSTRSRYNADNSEVLLDENFLEVLRTNPIFLRSEDKHCLERAVWNDTSFLTSVDVMDYSLLVGVDEERKELVLGIIDFMRQYTWDKHLETWAKTAGILRGQNSEPTVISPKQYKKRFRRAIASYFLMVPEQ; via the exons ATGAATGACAGCAGCTTCCATCTATATGGATATTTAGATAGTTCTCTTTCCCATTTGTTTGAGAAAGTGAGATCTTGGCTAAATTTGAAGAGTGATTTGGCTGATTGTTCTGGGAATACTTGCACTTGTCATGAGGTCTACAACACGTGCTTTGAATGCAATTTACCTTGTGTGGCGTTCAACCATGGAAGGCGATGCTGTGTCTGCGGCAGGCCGTTTTGTGCAGGATGTATGCAGAACAGCACGGTTTCTTTGAAAAATTGTAAATCAGAAATCCGTTTAGGCAATATGCAGTTCACCACCACATTGTGTAAGCTGTGTCTTCGTGGTTTAGAACAGGATGGGCATGTGAAGCAAACTGAGAATGACACCCTTATGAATGCTTCAGAAAATAGTCTacattcttcattttctttcagtGAGACAACTGGTGTTACTACCTTGGGTGGTGATTCAGAAGTAGCTCGACTCTGTGGCGCTGAAGAGTGCAAAAATGGCCTGGCCTGCAAACCTGATAATGCTAATGGCATTGGCAATGTTGTACATGAGCGAAATTGTTCCTTGAATATATTAAGTCCTGCAGATCAGCTACCACCAGTGTCTCTTAGATGTTATGACAA GACTTATGATGCAGAAACATGCGATTGTACAGACCCTGATGATACCGAGAACTTCTCAACTCCAAGATGTGAATATTATCGATTTATTTCTGATATAGATGCGAGTAGTACTTACACTATAAGTGATGTATGTAGTTTCAAGTCAGCTACATCGACTCCCTTTGACAACTCCTCTTTTACGGGCCTTAGCCCTGAGAAAGTTGATTCACCTGTCCCTGATTGTCAACTGGAATATGAAAAATCCCAGGGTTACTTCCACCTACACCAAAAACAGGTGCAGACTTCAGGGAGGTCGAGAAAAAATGTTGAGGAAATCGAAAGTCCTGCTTGCAGCGTTGATTATGACTCTCAGAATCAACAGCagaaatttttgttggttttggaCTACAAAAATAATGACAAATTTTGGTTGCCTCCAGAGGATGAGAATGAGGAAACTGAAAACACTGTTTTCGAGTCTGATGACGAGTTCTCTGGTACTACTGACTTACAGTTTTCATCAAATAGTGTTGGAGATGAtattgtgaagaaaaaagacaaactgAATGAGCAGCACAAAGAGTCTCTGAGAGCTGTGATTCATGGTCATTTCAGGGCTCTTATCTCACAGCTGTTGAAGGGGGAGGGTATTGATGCGGGGAGTGGCAAAATAGAGGATGGTTGGGTAGAGATAGTTACTTCCTTGGCTTGGCAATCTGCGAATTTTGTGAAACCTGATACAAACGATGGTGGCAGCATGGACCCTTGTGATTATGTAAAGGTTAAATGCATTGCATGTGGATATCCAAGGGAAAg TGTTTTAATAAAGGGggttgttttctccaagaaaaTGAAGCACAAGCGGATGACTTCACGGTACAAAAATCCCAAGTTGCTTCTGCTTGGAGCACTGGAATATGAGAAGCTTCCAAATCAGCTAGCATCAATTGATACTTTGATTAATCAG GAGATGGATGATATTAAGATGAAAGTTTCAAAGATTCAGGCCCATCACCCAAATGTTGTCCTGGTGGAAAAGAGTGTATCACCTCGTGCCATAGAACACCTTCTGAGCAAGGACATATCCTTGGTCTTAAATGTTAAAAGATCAGTTCTGGAGCGCATTGCTAGGACCACAGGTGCTCAAATTATCCCTTCAGTTGATGATCTTATTTCACCAATGTTGGGGCAATGTGAGATTTTCCGGTTAGAAACATTTGAGGAATATCAAGCTACTGACACTCCTAACAAGAAACCGGCAAAGAAGACTTTGATGTTTCTTGAAGGTTGCCCGAGACGCTTAGGCTGCACG gtCCTACTTAGAGGAGCACCTCGTGAAGAGCTGAAGAAGGTGAAGCACGTTGTGCAATATGCTGTCTTTGCAGCTTATCATTTATTGCTTGAGACATCCTTCCTTGCTGATGAAGGTGCAACCCTGCCGAATTTCCCTGTGGAACCCCCGACTGCTTTACCAGAAAAGCCATTGAATGTTAACAGAACCAATTCAATCTCTAGGTCAAATGCCTACATAGGCACTGTCCAGGCTGTTGATAGAATTCAAGCATCTAGCTCGCTTAGTGAACTAACAATTCCTATTCCGAAGCTGGAAGTTCAAGCACAAAATACGTGGACATCAAGTTTCAATTCAGAACATGAAATCCTCCAGTTACCGCATGAATGTGCTGAGTCAAGCTTCATGTTTGCTTCATCTCCTACAGCTTTAGATTCCAAGACGGATAGAGACATGGATATGACTGTGCCTCCTGGAGGTCCTGAGGCTTTTGTTTCACATGTAATGCCAAGCTCATGCCTTGAATCTCAGTGTGAGAAGGTAAAGGATTTGTTGGTACATTCTTCTCATGATGCAATTATGACAGGGATGCCTAAGGAGATCTGGGCAGCGGAAGAAGGAGGTTTAGACATTGCGAGCAAGAATGATAGTTCTGGTGagagaatgaaaatgaatgccATTGAAGGAGAAAACCTATCCCAAGAATTTATACCAAGAGTAGAGACAAAGCAAGGTATAGCAGTTTTGTTTTCTAGACGATGCTTGACCAAAGGAACAGTATGTGAACAATCCCAGCTCTTACGGATTAAGTTTTATGGTATTTCTGATAAGCCACTAGGAAGATTCCTTCAAGACGATCTCTTTAACCAG GCTTCACCCTGCATGTCATGCAGTCAACCAGCTGAAGCTCATGTTAGACGCTACATCCACGAGCAAGGTAGTGTAAGTATGTACGTAAAGTGTATCCCTTCATTAAACCTTCCTGGAAAGCCTGAAGGGAAAATATGGATGTGGCATCGATGTTTAAAGTGTGCCCGTAAAGACGGAGTTTCAGAGGCAAAGAACAGAGTCATCATGTCTGATGCTGCCTGGGGATTGTCTTTTGGAAAGTTCTTGGAGCTTAGCTTCTCAGATAATGCAACTGCAAAACGTGTTGCAAGCTGCAGCCACTCTCTGCAGAGAGATTGCCTTCACTACTACGG GTACGGGGACACAGTTGCCTTTTTCTGTTATGATCCCATTGACATATTCACCGTGTTCCTGCCATCATTACTCCTGGAATATAGAAGTCAGGTTCAACAGGAGTGGATCACAAAGGAGGCAGCTGAT gtttctgaaaaaatgaaaattctttACACTGAAGTTTTTGATGCACTTCAAAGGATGGAAGAACAATATACCACTGTTGGACCTGGTTCTGAGTCCATGTCTCTAAATGACTTCATCAACTACATGGCAGAACTGAAAATTTTGATCAGAGCCGAAAAAAGTGAATATGAT AGCTTGCTGCGAGGAGCTGCTATTGAGAATTGTTGTCAGGTGGTGTCAGGGGCAAGTATCTTTGAGCTTGCTTACCTCAGGTGGTGTCTCCTAGTTGACTCGTACGTTTGGGATCATCGTCTCCATACGTTGGACTCATTGGTTAAAACAACAAGATCCCCAACAAAGTTTGACCTCGGAATTCAGTGCATAAGTTCTTCTGCATCCAATAGTTGCACTGAGGCTGATACATCTCTTAGAGATGGTGCCTTTGCTCCTCTACATAACGGGAATTCTCCAAAGTTCTGCAGTGCCTTGGACAAATTCTTTGGTTTTCAGGAAAATCTGCTTCTCAACCATGATTCCAGTGATGTAGATGTATTCGATTATGTTAGATCTACTGAAGGCAGTCCATATACTGAAGATCCTCAATCAGATTCTTGTCATCTCACTGAGGCATCTGAATCCATGTCATTAGAGTGTTCCATTCTGTCTGAGAACATAGATGTTGCCTGGACGGGCTCCACAGAATCTCTGAGTGGTCTGAACACCCAGGTGTCACCATCAGAAGATGCTGAGAAATTTGGTTCCATTTCCCGAGCAAATCAAATTGTTAGTGACCGTTGCCGGAAAGCCATGGCTCCTGTGAGAGTTTATTCTTTTGATTCTGTACTGAGATTTGGAGAGAGGAGTAGAAGAAGCCTTTTCCATACCTCACCGGGTTTATCTCCAGCCAAGTCCTTTCATGTTTCAGGGGATTGCGACAGCTTAGTTAAGACCCCGGTTCCAAACATGCGGAAATTCTACTACAGAGGCCTTCCTAAAACATCTCAAAGATTTGATGCCATCTTAAATTATACTCCATCTTTTCTTACATCTTCATATCACATGTTAAGTGAAGGACCAAGCTTGCTGTTGCCATCAACAGGTCGAAACAATATAGTGGTAGCTGTTTACGATAATGAACCTACAAGTATCATCACATATGCCCTTAGTTCCAAGGAGTACGAGTcctttatatatgataaatcaATTCATGTAGATGGATCTAAACCTgttgatgaaaataatttgGCCCATAGTCAGATCAACTACCAGATAGGTTCTGATGATATCCAGCTCAGAAGTTATGGATCTGATGCCAGTGCCTTATCTCCCAGACGACTTTATTGTTCTGACTCACCAAAGTCACCACATTTTAAGATGTCATTTGATGGTGATTCACTACTCCCCGGTGGCAAGGTCAGATTTGCTGTTACATGTTATTTTGCAAAACATTTTGATGGTTTGAGGAGAAAATGCTCTCCGAACGAGATTGATTTTTTGCAATCTCTAAGCCGTTGCCGGAGGTGGAGGGCCCAAGGTGGAAAAAGCAACGTCTATTTTGCAAAGACGCTGGATGAGAGATTCATTATAAAGCAGGTCACAAGGACTGAGCTGGCATCCTTTGAGGAGTTTGCGCTGTATTACTTCAAGTACTTGTCAGATGCACTTAGCTCAGGTTACCCGACCTGCCTCGCAAAAGTCCTCGGCATATATCAG GTTACAACAAAATATCTCAAGactggaaaagaagaaaagatggacTTCATGGTGATGGAGAATCTGTTTTTTGGAAGAACAATTTCACGAACATACGATCTAAAGGGGTCTACCCGATCACGTTACAATGCAGACAATTCTGAGGTTCTGTTAGACGAGAATTTTCTGGAGGTGCTGCGGACAAACCCAATATTTCTTAGGAGTGAGGACAAGCACTGTTTAGAAAGGGCTGTGTGGAATGATACCTCCTTCTTGACG TCAGTGGACGTGATGGATTACTCGTTGCTCGTTGGAGTCGATGAAGAGAGGAAGGAGCTGGTTTTGGGAATAATTGATTTCATGAGACAATACACATGGGACAAGCATCTCGAGACATGGGCGAAGACTGCTGGCATTCTTCGCGGGCAGAATTCCGAACCCACTGTTATTTCACCCAAACAGTACAAGAAGAGGTTCAGGAGAGCCATTGCCTCCTACTTTCTCATGGTCCCTGAGCAGTGA